In a genomic window of Acropora muricata isolate sample 2 unplaced genomic scaffold, ASM3666990v1 scaffold_758, whole genome shotgun sequence:
- the LOC136908316 gene encoding uncharacterized protein translates to MGCIDNLLMDKAILEDAQFNRKNITCVRVDVKKAFDSVSHKWLELCLEHYGLPAKLTAFIKTIVKKWKITLVTTENGKNKIGPISLHRGILQGDSFCVRLFTMCLNPISWSLRNNQGYTLTKVPQHKLTHFLYVDDLKTFHKTPTKAMVETRRMESMFNDIGLEWGLDKCATITISKGKIVPTENLILKENASIIVLQGKDPYKFLGKLENFAKLDDEVFDQASKEYLKRLNVIWSSNISIPRKIKATNTFALPVILYHMWTAEWRLNDLRQLDRETRKVIQEYGGMHSSGSTKLLYLPTYQRGQGLTEIETIYKITKIKLSNYLMRSEDPRLQLVRRFEEMKSAKGLKSVLKDAANYSKGLGITIAFDKTRTVLTNEDQKIIEVQQASPKHISNLLTQVKNNIYMKETAEQKWLGAFTTAKTEDKQMAADVCKLIQKWRNIPDIVYSVNTNLRQQLLPTKTYEKCKLQQHLDDLNCRMCSQKQETVTHIMSACSKIAKSLYTARHDKMLRPYYHYLLSTYGFKAESDHKRPWYQQRSPMPVIENSLAKINWNIEFQMEKKPENNANKVDIAVMDKEKKTWLLIEGTVCGIGLISDRWKTKQDKYRELRAGIRHQYPDYKVNQVNVVFDFLAEYYQSLKNDLNEHLTGKNEEEAQCLIMKSQK, encoded by the coding sequence ATGGGATGCATTGACAATCTTCTGATGGATAAAGCAATATTAGAAGATGCACAATTTAACAGGAAAAACATCACCTGTGTACGGGTAGATGTAAAGAAGGCCTTTGATTCAGTATCACACAAATGGCTTGAATTGTGCCTAGAGCATTATGGATTACCAGCAAAACTAACAGCCTTCATCAAGACCATTGTTAAAAAATGGAAGATAACCCTAGTCACAACTGAaaatgggaaaaacaaaattggccCAATTTCTTTACATCGCGGCATACTACAAGGGGATTCATTTTGTGTTAGGCTGTTTACCATGTGTCTAAACCCAATTTCATGGTCACTCAGAAACAACCAGGGATATACTTTGACAAAAGTACCACAGCACAAACTAACACACTTTCTTTACGTAGACGATTTGAAGACATTCCACAAGACACCAACTAAAGCAATGGTGGAAACGAGACGAATGGAAAGCATGTTCAATGATATTGGACTGGAATGGGGATTAGATAAATGCGCAACTATCACAATAAGTAAAGGCAAAATAGTACCAACTGAAAACCTCATTCTTAAAGAGAACGCTTCCATCATTGTATTACAAGGCAAAGATCCCTACAAGTTTCTTGGAAAGCTGGAGAACTTTGCAAAATTAGATGACGAAGTATTTGATCAAGCCAGCAAAGAATATTTGAAGAGACTTAATGTAATATGGTCCTCAAATATATCCATACCTAGAAAAATCAAGGCAACCAACACATTTGCCCTGCCAGTTATACTATACCATATGTGGACAGCTGAATGGAGACTAAACGACCTGAGACAGTTGGACCGAGAAACAAGGAAAGTAATCCAAGAGTATGGCGGGATGCACAGCAGCGGGTCAACCAAGCTATTGTACTTACCAACCTATCAGCGAGGCCAGGGCCTCACGgagattgaaacaatttacaagatCACGAAAATCAAGTTATCTAATTACCTTATGAGAAGTGAAGACCCACGACTGCAACTAGTCCGAAGATTTGAAGAGATGAAGTCTGCTAAAGGATTAAAATCAGTCCTTAAGGATGCAGCAAACTACTCTAAAGGCCTTGGAATTACCATCGCATTTGATAAAACAAGAACAGTGCTTACCAATGAAGACCAAAAGATCATCGAAGTCCAGCAAGCAAGTCCGAAACATATCTCGAACCTCCTCACTCAAGTAAAAAACAACATCTACATGAAAGAGACAGCAGAACAGAAATGGCTTGGAGCGTTCACGACAGCAAAAACCGAGGACAAACAAATGGCTGCCGATGTGTGCAAGTTAATACAAAAATGGAGAAACATACCTGACATTGTATACAGTGTGAATACCAACCTGCGACAACAGCTCCTACCAACTAAGACATatgaaaagtgcaaattacagCAGCACCTAGATGACTTGAATTGCAGAATGTGCtcacaaaagcaagaaacagttACCCATATAATGAGCGCATGCTCAAAAATAGCTAAGTCTCTATACACAGCACGTCACGACAAAATGCTGAGACCTTACTACCACTACCTACTCTCAACCTATGGTTTCAAGGCAGAAAGTGATCACAAACGGCCGTGGTATCAACAAAGATCACCGATGCCTGTCATAGAGAACTCGCTAGCCAAAATAAATTGGAACATTGAATTCCAGATGGAAAAAAAGCCGGAAAACAACGCAAACAAGGTTGACATAGCAGTAATGGACAAAGAGAAGAAGACATGGTTACTTATCGAAGGAACGGTCTGCGGTATAGGCTTGATATCAGATAGGTGGAAGACCAAGCAAGATAAATACAGGGAGTTAAGGGCGGGTATTAGACACCAATACCCTGATTACAAAGTCAACCAAGTAAATGTAGTTTTCGATTTCTTAGCAGAATATTACCAGAGCCTGAAGAACGATCTCAATGAACatttaacaggaaagaacgaagaAGAGGCGCAATGTCTAATAATGAAGAGCCAGAAATGA